One Pseudodesulfovibrio senegalensis DNA segment encodes these proteins:
- a CDS encoding tyrosine-type recombinase/integrase: protein MAIRTRKKKNGSKFWEVYWKNPFTKRIQSKNFHDEQEAKNYNTDILYRLKRDKESFRPSVVAADAPPTHFQGLALRYLVERPMAQSTKETTLHHLESFYAILGNPEIVAVDKSMMKHFERELRKPREKTYTGPNGKKWTRTLEGAKQNTIKRKVGIVLAVLNWAVEEEYLPGHNLQGYKCAPGEDKKFVPPTPEELKRIRKAAPKHVDRAIYLAFNLGMRVGNSELFRVTWDRIDFDRRVATIPAAQKGKNQWRQVPIRKDVLPVLKQWKAEDDECGATHIVNYRGKPVASIKKAWDSTLEKAGITRKIRPYDLRHAFATYALEAGADPNALRKLMGHSSMAMIYKNYQHVLDKQKEAVVNGLPSI from the coding sequence ATGGCAATCAGAACGAGGAAGAAAAAGAACGGGTCGAAGTTCTGGGAAGTGTATTGGAAGAACCCCTTCACAAAACGCATACAATCCAAGAACTTTCACGACGAGCAGGAAGCCAAGAACTACAACACGGACATCTTGTATCGGCTCAAGCGCGACAAGGAGTCGTTTAGACCCTCTGTCGTGGCCGCTGACGCGCCGCCCACCCACTTCCAAGGGTTGGCCCTCAGATACCTTGTTGAGAGGCCTATGGCGCAGAGCACGAAAGAGACCACACTTCACCACCTAGAGTCATTCTATGCCATCTTGGGCAACCCTGAGATTGTGGCGGTGGACAAGTCCATGATGAAGCATTTTGAAAGGGAGTTAAGGAAGCCCCGCGAAAAGACGTACACAGGGCCGAACGGGAAAAAATGGACCCGCACATTAGAGGGAGCCAAGCAGAACACGATTAAGCGCAAAGTCGGTATCGTCCTCGCTGTTCTAAACTGGGCTGTAGAGGAAGAGTATCTCCCCGGTCACAACTTGCAGGGGTACAAGTGCGCTCCCGGCGAGGACAAGAAGTTCGTGCCACCCACCCCGGAAGAATTGAAGAGAATTCGCAAGGCCGCGCCCAAGCATGTGGACCGGGCAATTTACCTTGCGTTCAACCTCGGCATGCGCGTGGGGAACTCTGAACTGTTTCGGGTCACTTGGGACCGTATCGATTTTGACAGGAGGGTTGCCACCATTCCAGCCGCCCAAAAAGGGAAGAACCAGTGGCGTCAGGTTCCCATTCGCAAAGACGTGTTGCCTGTCCTAAAACAGTGGAAAGCAGAAGATGACGAGTGTGGCGCAACTCACATTGTGAACTACAGGGGCAAGCCGGTGGCTTCCATCAAGAAGGCATGGGATAGCACCTTGGAGAAAGCTGGGATCACACGCAAAATTCGCCCTTACGATCTGCGCCACGCATTCGCAACCTACGCGCTGGAGGCAGGGGCAGACCCGAATGCCCTGCGGAAGCTCATGGGGCATAGCTCAATGGCGATGATCTACAAGAACTACCAGCACGTTTTGGATAAGCAGAAAGAAGCCGTGGTCAATGGACTACCCAGCATCTGA
- a CDS encoding phage minor capsid protein, whose product MNKNKAEDIKRLVSLLHLYKAQYETTLRRARQDAKYWTATKQAELMKEVAKLILSMRDEALKVIKATGLAKMEEALETATSELAALDIELGDLDKLLGTLDFKAIKDAQLSVEQFTAQMQEQTRKTLKRDLMTIHQKATENGWSSGKAYRELRDTVMTNTPDFTFTDRAGRKWKPEGYLRMVSRTLMAQAQRESHEAAYTEAGVDLVKVSIHGTKCKKCNPWEGKVLSLTGATKGHATVDDARKAGLFHPNCKHRLLAHVA is encoded by the coding sequence ATGAACAAAAACAAGGCTGAGGACATCAAGAGGCTCGTCTCTCTCCTCCACCTGTACAAAGCGCAGTATGAGACCACTCTCAGACGCGCCAGACAGGACGCGAAGTACTGGACGGCCACCAAGCAAGCCGAACTGATGAAAGAGGTCGCCAAGCTCATCCTGAGCATGCGAGACGAAGCCCTCAAGGTCATCAAGGCCACTGGGCTTGCCAAGATGGAAGAAGCCCTTGAGACGGCCACCAGCGAACTGGCCGCGCTCGACATCGAACTTGGAGACCTCGACAAGCTGCTTGGCACTCTGGACTTCAAGGCCATCAAGGACGCGCAACTCAGTGTTGAGCAGTTCACGGCCCAGATGCAGGAACAGACGCGCAAGACGCTCAAGCGTGACCTCATGACGATCCACCAGAAGGCCACCGAAAACGGATGGAGCAGCGGCAAGGCATATCGTGAGCTTCGTGACACGGTCATGACCAATACCCCTGACTTCACCTTCACGGATCGCGCAGGACGCAAGTGGAAGCCCGAAGGGTACCTCAGGATGGTCAGCCGCACTCTGATGGCTCAGGCGCAGCGTGAGAGCCATGAAGCGGCATACACTGAGGCCGGGGTTGACCTTGTGAAGGTCTCCATCCACGGCACCAAGTGCAAGAAATGCAACCCGTGGGAAGGTAAGGTCTTGAGCCTGACCGGAGCAACCAAAGGTCACGCCACCGTTGACGATGCCAGAAAGGCTGGGTTGTTCCACCCGAACTGCAAGCACAGACTGCTTGCACATGTAGCATAA
- a CDS encoding phage antirepressor N-terminal domain-containing protein → MELFVPRTALWVLLRRYILPVKPRHMCDAMGIAWPRQYQKIKEDKVLGATVTEMGTVGNDGKTRKHTMLPLSMLSGWLFKINPKRVAPSPSTRHHSFLAPLT, encoded by the coding sequence ATGGAATTATTCGTGCCAAGAACTGCCTTGTGGGTACTGCTACGCAGATATATATTGCCCGTCAAGCCCCGCCACATGTGTGATGCGATGGGGATTGCGTGGCCGAGGCAGTACCAGAAAATCAAAGAAGACAAGGTGTTGGGCGCAACCGTTACCGAGATGGGAACGGTTGGAAATGACGGCAAGACCAGAAAGCACACCATGCTCCCCCTGTCCATGCTTTCCGGCTGGCTCTTCAAGATCAACCCGAAGCGTGTTGCCCCCTCTCCATCCACCCGCCACCACTCATTTCTTGCACCTCTCACATAA
- a CDS encoding sensor histidine kinase codes for MHTLATDYLPAERTDMDALVRAAERLGTSLVPKLFDAMPLGIIIINETRQAVYCNGAFRGLAEEVGNADPVGMRPGEALGCVHALDGVNGCGTTVFCRHCGAARAILESFRGTTGFHECLLQRSREGFSDALVLQVFTVPFEFEGRQYSLFSGMDVGHEKRALEMERLVFHKLLNSASGLVMLSNLLEDEVGEPLSEYTSHMRSASKALVGQIRNYQIWGAVEQGRIKVIPESMSPARLVGQVVGDCDNIDVGHECRVLTDCSHAGEISTDPDLVRLVLGVLLENAMEASAQGGSVSLACETLDQGVLFSVTNEGFFTSVQRARMFKRAFSTKGEGRGFGLYRASLVVNRYLNGRIWFEEQDGRVVFYVQLPAKLDASI; via the coding sequence TTGCATACTCTCGCCACCGATTATCTTCCGGCAGAGCGGACCGACATGGATGCGTTGGTCCGGGCGGCCGAACGCCTTGGAACATCCCTTGTCCCCAAACTTTTCGATGCCATGCCTCTGGGCATAATCATCATCAACGAGACTCGGCAGGCCGTGTATTGCAACGGGGCATTCCGCGGGCTTGCGGAAGAGGTGGGCAATGCCGACCCCGTGGGTATGCGTCCGGGCGAGGCCCTTGGCTGCGTGCATGCGCTGGATGGGGTGAATGGTTGCGGCACCACGGTTTTTTGCCGTCATTGCGGTGCTGCGCGGGCAATCCTCGAGAGTTTCCGGGGGACCACTGGCTTTCACGAGTGTCTTTTGCAACGTTCTCGCGAGGGCTTCAGCGATGCGCTGGTGTTGCAGGTTTTCACCGTGCCTTTCGAGTTCGAGGGGCGTCAGTATTCGTTGTTTTCGGGCATGGATGTCGGGCATGAAAAACGGGCCCTGGAAATGGAGCGGCTCGTATTTCACAAGTTGCTCAACAGCGCCTCCGGGCTGGTCATGCTCAGCAACCTTCTTGAAGACGAAGTGGGAGAGCCCCTGTCCGAATACACGAGCCACATGCGTTCCGCATCCAAGGCGCTGGTTGGCCAGATTCGCAACTACCAGATCTGGGGTGCGGTGGAGCAGGGCCGGATCAAGGTCATTCCCGAGTCAATGAGTCCCGCGCGCCTCGTGGGGCAGGTCGTGGGCGATTGCGATAATATCGACGTTGGTCATGAATGCAGGGTTCTGACGGATTGTTCCCATGCCGGAGAGATCAGCACCGACCCCGATCTTGTCCGGCTGGTGCTTGGCGTGTTGCTGGAAAACGCCATGGAGGCTAGTGCTCAGGGCGGCTCCGTATCCCTGGCGTGCGAGACGCTGGATCAGGGTGTTTTGTTCAGTGTTACCAATGAGGGCTTTTTCACGTCCGTGCAGCGTGCGCGCATGTTCAAGCGGGCTTTTTCCACCAAGGGCGAAGGGCGCGGGTTCGGTCTGTACCGGGCTTCGCTGGTGGTGAATCGCTACCTGAACGGGCGCATCTGGTTCGAGGAGCAGGACGGCAGGGTCGTCTTTTACGTGCAACTGCCCGCAAAGCTGGACGCCAGCATTTAG
- a CDS encoding YkgJ family cysteine cluster protein has product MDTTIGPSNGPHAAHIFLTPAQAVEAICIDFGQYGPQGELWTVVASLLGEPAAVFDDRLAAGGMHSLFAMHPPDNATLCTICGHVFWGETCIVPGPDGPQLCVATQTADFQCTRCGKCCRTLDFHRDCVAEDVQVWRDAGRNDILEWVHRDGQGNLRIWYRPGTDLLAEICPWLEEAHGLWTCGIHELKPAVCRDYPGTRKHAFMTGCPTALV; this is encoded by the coding sequence ATGGATACCACTATCGGGCCGTCGAACGGCCCGCATGCCGCACACATATTCCTCACGCCCGCGCAGGCCGTGGAGGCCATCTGCATTGATTTCGGCCAGTACGGTCCGCAAGGTGAACTCTGGACTGTTGTGGCTTCCCTGCTGGGAGAACCGGCCGCCGTTTTCGATGATCGCCTTGCCGCCGGAGGCATGCATTCTCTTTTTGCCATGCATCCACCGGACAATGCAACCTTGTGCACCATTTGCGGCCATGTTTTCTGGGGGGAGACGTGCATTGTCCCCGGACCGGACGGCCCGCAACTGTGTGTGGCCACGCAGACGGCGGATTTTCAATGCACGCGGTGCGGCAAGTGTTGCCGCACGCTCGATTTTCATCGCGACTGCGTGGCCGAAGACGTTCAGGTATGGCGGGATGCCGGGCGAAACGACATTCTGGAGTGGGTCCACCGGGACGGGCAGGGAAACCTGCGCATCTGGTACAGGCCGGGCACCGACCTGCTGGCCGAGATATGCCCGTGGCTGGAGGAAGCCCACGGGCTTTGGACCTGTGGCATTCATGAACTCAAGCCTGCGGTCTGCCGCGATTATCCGGGAACGCGCAAGCACGCCTTCATGACCGGATGCCCCACCGCACTTGTGTGA
- a CDS encoding sensor domain-containing diguanylate cyclase, translating to MTIRIGRVEDLSLEQDTKYNSLLAAIARSAEELTSGKGWPDGVIDLMADLGRITRVSRVWIFQLIELTDDHIIQDYPFEWADRNDHVQLSLSRFNTFRKDLKHASPEYMQMLESRKRGEWQSMVVSQLPEGELKEDLASQGILSMLTIPIIVEGKWWGILGFDDCLREYRWSEVEIALLRTATYLLSNAILRDRLSAKTKQFNILKGVTDASAWELDVASGHFWCSPELLSEQTGLTENIHLSLRQILHRIHPHDRKKLLADIRQHISRFQTTFRKDLRICQENGKYVWVEIIAKISRDTKDRVQKIAGIAVEILKRKQEEEKLRTRARKDSLTGAENRGSFDKELAGQLHRFNENGTIFSLLLLDIDHFKRINDTWGHAVGDKALRHVTNILNRNLRGADRLFRIGGEEFAILLSGINEIMAASIGERIRKDIESTPMNSERLPIALTVSIGAAGVAEAAPCESIEKLYQMADHALYTAKERGRNLIVQSRQTAKQAANPS from the coding sequence ATGACCATCAGAATAGGGCGCGTCGAGGACTTGAGCCTTGAACAGGACACCAAATACAACAGCCTTTTGGCAGCCATCGCCAGAAGCGCGGAGGAGTTGACCAGCGGCAAGGGCTGGCCAGACGGCGTCATCGACCTCATGGCCGACCTCGGCCGCATCACCAGGGTCAGCCGCGTCTGGATTTTTCAGCTCATCGAACTGACCGATGACCACATCATTCAGGACTACCCGTTCGAGTGGGCAGACCGTAACGACCACGTGCAGCTTTCCCTGTCCCGGTTCAACACGTTCCGCAAGGACCTGAAACACGCCTCACCCGAATACATGCAAATGCTGGAAAGCAGAAAGCGGGGCGAATGGCAAAGCATGGTCGTTTCACAGCTCCCTGAAGGGGAGCTCAAGGAAGACCTTGCTTCCCAGGGAATACTTTCCATGCTGACCATTCCCATCATCGTGGAAGGAAAATGGTGGGGCATACTGGGGTTTGACGATTGCCTGCGCGAATACCGCTGGAGTGAAGTCGAAATAGCGCTGTTGCGAACGGCCACCTATCTTCTCTCCAATGCAATCCTGCGCGACCGGCTCTCGGCCAAGACCAAACAGTTCAATATTCTCAAAGGCGTTACCGATGCCAGCGCATGGGAGCTTGATGTCGCCAGCGGCCACTTCTGGTGCAGCCCGGAACTGCTCTCAGAGCAAACCGGACTCACCGAAAACATTCATCTCTCCCTGCGCCAAATCCTGCACCGCATACACCCGCACGACAGAAAAAAACTTCTTGCGGACATCCGCCAACACATTTCCCGTTTCCAGACCACCTTTCGCAAGGATCTGCGCATCTGCCAGGAAAACGGCAAGTACGTATGGGTTGAAATCATTGCCAAGATTTCGCGAGACACCAAGGACAGAGTCCAAAAAATAGCCGGAATCGCGGTGGAAATCCTTAAACGGAAACAGGAGGAAGAAAAACTCCGTACACGGGCGCGCAAGGATTCGCTCACCGGAGCGGAAAATCGCGGCAGCTTTGACAAGGAACTTGCCGGACAACTGCACCGTTTCAATGAAAATGGAACGATATTCTCGCTGCTGCTGCTGGACATCGACCATTTCAAGCGCATCAACGACACATGGGGGCACGCCGTGGGAGACAAGGCGCTGCGGCACGTCACCAACATTCTGAACCGCAACCTTCGCGGGGCAGACAGATTATTCCGCATCGGCGGCGAGGAATTCGCCATCCTGCTTTCCGGCATCAATGAAATAATGGCGGCTTCCATAGGCGAGCGCATTCGCAAAGACATAGAGTCGACCCCCATGAATTCGGAACGCCTCCCCATTGCGCTGACCGTGAGCATCGGCGCGGCAGGCGTTGCCGAGGCTGCGCCGTGTGAATCCATCGAAAAACTGTACCAGATGGCCGACCATGCCCTTTATACGGCAAAGGAACGTGGACGAAACCTGATCGTACAAAGTCGACAAACGGCAAAACAGGCTGCCAACCCCTCCTGA
- a CDS encoding M48 family metalloprotease encodes MEGMLTRRDFLRVAGCTALGMAAGCAKNPVTGESQLMLVSEEQEIALDKQQSPHQFSADYGPVTDAALNRYVTSVGMDMARRTHRPNMPYSFRALNATYVNAYAFPGGSIGVTRAILLDLDNEAELAALLGHELGHVNARHTASRVSTAQLASLAVGVGTAAASSAGLGSMAAGLGQIGMGALLAHYSRDDERQADSLGVEYMTRADYNPDGMVGLMDMLNEQHQSHASALEVMFATHPMSSERLAAARRAAAKFPDSREFRILRERYLDNTAGVRKQAVAIEAMQDGEKSMRSKAYARAEEHFQAALKKAPRDYAALLMMAKCQLAMNENTKAVRFSQRAREAYPAEPQAMQVAGLAMVRSGRYSEGLAEFAEYEKRLPGNPYTVFFKGLCREKMGDRDQAAREYYRFLQDVRSGDEARHAYGRLVQWGYIKS; translated from the coding sequence ATGGAAGGGATGCTGACGCGCAGGGATTTTTTGCGGGTGGCGGGCTGCACGGCCCTTGGCATGGCCGCAGGGTGTGCCAAGAATCCGGTGACCGGCGAGAGCCAGTTGATGCTGGTGTCCGAGGAGCAGGAGATAGCTTTGGACAAGCAGCAGTCCCCGCACCAGTTTTCCGCGGACTACGGGCCGGTGACCGATGCCGCCCTGAACCGCTATGTGACCTCCGTGGGCATGGACATGGCGCGGCGGACCCACCGACCGAACATGCCGTATTCCTTTCGCGCGCTCAATGCCACCTATGTGAACGCCTATGCCTTTCCGGGCGGCAGTATCGGGGTGACCCGCGCCATCCTGCTCGATCTGGACAACGAGGCGGAACTGGCTGCCCTGCTGGGGCATGAGTTGGGGCACGTCAACGCCCGGCATACGGCCTCGCGCGTGAGCACGGCCCAGCTGGCCTCGCTGGCCGTGGGCGTGGGAACGGCCGCTGCAAGCTCGGCAGGGCTCGGTTCCATGGCGGCCGGACTGGGGCAGATCGGCATGGGCGCGCTGCTTGCGCACTACAGCCGGGACGACGAGCGCCAGGCGGACTCGTTGGGCGTGGAATACATGACCCGTGCCGACTACAACCCGGATGGCATGGTCGGACTCATGGACATGCTCAACGAGCAACACCAGTCCCATGCCTCGGCCCTGGAGGTCATGTTCGCCACCCATCCCATGAGCAGTGAGCGGCTCGCCGCGGCCCGCCGGGCAGCGGCGAAATTCCCGGATTCGCGGGAGTTCAGGATATTGCGCGAGCGTTATCTGGACAATACGGCAGGGGTCAGAAAACAGGCCGTGGCCATCGAGGCCATGCAGGATGGTGAAAAGTCCATGCGGTCCAAGGCCTATGCCCGGGCCGAAGAGCATTTTCAAGCCGCGCTCAAGAAGGCTCCGCGTGATTATGCCGCATTGCTGATGATGGCCAAATGCCAGCTGGCAATGAACGAAAACACCAAGGCCGTTCGTTTTTCCCAACGGGCCCGGGAAGCATACCCGGCGGAGCCGCAAGCCATGCAGGTGGCCGGGCTGGCCATGGTGCGCAGCGGTCGGTACTCCGAGGGGCTGGCCGAATTTGCCGAATATGAAAAGCGGCTGCCCGGAAACCCCTACACCGTGTTTTTCAAGGGTTTGTGCCGGGAAAAGATGGGGGACCGCGATCAGGCCGCCCGGGAATACTATCGTTTCCTGCAGGACGTGCGCTCCGGCGACGAGGCCAGGCACGCGTATGGCCGTCTTGTGCAGTGGGGGTATATCAAGTCGTAA
- a CDS encoding SIMPL domain-containing protein, translated as MNENRSIHLVLAALVLGAGIAAGCALLGNAVTNFKAMDRYVTVKGFCEREYPADLAIWPISFRSTADDLRELQAKLESSSKTIMAFLEEKGLGDAEITPSAPLISENMYPQHNPGMPRPPRYTGQGIITVRSKDIRLVKKTMTQSGELVSRGVMMVRNYEFQPRFMYTGLETIKPEMIAEATRDARRAARQFAEDSGSSVGNIRRARQGMFSISNRDQYTPEIKRVRVVNTVEYFLKD; from the coding sequence ATGAACGAAAACAGATCCATCCACCTTGTTCTGGCCGCGCTCGTTCTGGGAGCGGGAATCGCCGCGGGCTGCGCCCTGCTCGGCAACGCGGTCACCAATTTCAAGGCCATGGACCGCTACGTGACGGTCAAGGGCTTTTGCGAACGGGAATACCCGGCAGACCTGGCCATATGGCCCATCAGTTTCCGATCCACGGCCGATGACCTGCGGGAACTGCAGGCCAAACTGGAGTCCTCCTCCAAAACCATCATGGCCTTTCTCGAAGAAAAGGGATTGGGCGATGCGGAGATAACGCCTTCCGCCCCGCTGATTTCCGAAAACATGTACCCGCAGCACAATCCGGGCATGCCCCGCCCGCCCCGGTACACGGGCCAGGGAATCATTACCGTGCGCTCCAAGGACATCAGACTGGTCAAGAAAACCATGACCCAATCGGGCGAGCTGGTGTCGCGCGGGGTCATGATGGTCCGCAACTACGAGTTCCAGCCCCGGTTCATGTACACGGGTCTGGAAACCATCAAGCCGGAAATGATCGCCGAAGCCACCCGCGACGCACGGCGCGCAGCACGCCAGTTCGCCGAAGACTCCGGCAGCAGCGTGGGCAACATCCGGCGCGCGCGTCAGGGCATGTTCTCCATCAGCAACCGGGACCAGTACACGCCGGAAATCAAGCGCGTCCGGGTGGTCAACACCGTGGAATACTTTCTCAAGGATTAA
- a CDS encoding S8 family peptidase — MAADLPAAAQRNASEQIQRIQNWKKGWTKAEQKVGSSLLMAIEQSRKTSFAESLPAFRPRALPRATDKGVGSGVLVDIRATVSDELLAAIADAGGRVINAHARYDAVRAYVPLDAMTGLAARTDVRTIREGEIPYLKKVNTSEGVVAHRADVAVSDLGVDGTGVKIGVLSDSVDHLADVQATGDLPAVTVLKDATGNSGEGTAMLEIVYDMAPGADLYFATAWNGVADFAAQIRALRDAGCQVIVDDVGYFSEAPFQDGPIAQAVDDVASTGVFYFSSAANSGNIDAGTGGVWEGDYSGMAPTGGITVDGADVHNFGGGDCTNLVTYFCSTLTLHWNDPLGESSNDYDLYLVDTSGNVVAQSTDTQAGSSDAFEIIQGSITANNYAAVVVRYDVNAATRMLHLNSNRGRFEYATDGQTHGHACAEGAFGVAAVGAQGRITPFDGSESVESFSSDGPRRMFFRADGTMYVPGDYSSSGGTVRSKPDITAADGVATATPGFEHFYGTSAAAPHAAAIAALMVEADQDITRSEMYSAFQDTALDLGSSGWDRNSGLGLIMADDCVERVRRSGAVAPVNMLLLGD, encoded by the coding sequence ATGGCTGCCGATTTGCCTGCTGCGGCACAACGCAACGCATCCGAACAGATCCAGCGAATCCAGAATTGGAAGAAAGGCTGGACAAAGGCTGAGCAAAAGGTCGGCTCCTCGCTGCTCATGGCTATTGAGCAGAGCAGGAAGACCTCGTTTGCCGAGTCGTTGCCTGCGTTCAGGCCCAGAGCCTTGCCGCGTGCCACGGACAAGGGTGTCGGTTCCGGCGTGCTGGTGGACATTCGCGCCACGGTCAGCGACGAACTGCTGGCGGCCATTGCCGATGCCGGTGGCCGGGTGATCAACGCCCATGCCCGTTACGATGCGGTGCGTGCCTACGTGCCGCTGGACGCCATGACCGGACTGGCCGCACGAACCGACGTGCGCACCATCCGCGAAGGCGAGATTCCGTATTTGAAGAAAGTCAACACCAGTGAAGGTGTGGTGGCCCACAGGGCCGACGTAGCTGTCTCCGACCTCGGCGTGGACGGAACCGGCGTGAAGATCGGCGTGCTTTCCGACTCCGTGGACCATCTGGCGGACGTACAGGCCACGGGAGACCTGCCTGCCGTAACCGTGCTCAAGGATGCCACCGGCAACTCGGGCGAGGGGACGGCCATGCTGGAGATCGTGTACGACATGGCTCCGGGAGCGGACCTGTATTTTGCCACCGCATGGAACGGTGTGGCCGACTTCGCCGCCCAGATTCGCGCCTTGCGGGATGCGGGCTGCCAGGTCATCGTGGACGACGTGGGCTATTTTTCCGAGGCACCGTTTCAGGACGGACCCATTGCCCAGGCCGTGGACGACGTGGCTTCCACCGGGGTGTTCTACTTCTCTTCGGCTGCCAACTCCGGCAATATCGACGCGGGCACCGGCGGCGTGTGGGAAGGCGATTACAGCGGTATGGCGCCCACCGGAGGGATTACCGTCGATGGTGCGGACGTGCATAATTTCGGCGGCGGTGACTGCACCAACCTGGTTACCTATTTCTGCAGTACGCTTACGTTGCACTGGAACGATCCGTTGGGCGAGTCCTCCAACGACTATGATCTGTACCTTGTGGACACATCCGGCAACGTGGTCGCCCAGAGCACGGATACCCAGGCCGGGAGCAGCGATGCCTTTGAAATCATACAGGGCAGCATAACCGCCAACAACTATGCTGCAGTCGTTGTGCGCTACGATGTCAATGCGGCAACCCGCATGCTGCACCTGAATTCGAACCGGGGGCGGTTCGAGTACGCAACGGACGGCCAGACCCACGGCCATGCCTGTGCCGAGGGCGCGTTCGGCGTGGCCGCGGTCGGCGCGCAGGGCAGGATCACGCCCTTTGACGGCAGCGAATCCGTGGAGAGCTTTTCGTCCGATGGGCCGCGGCGCATGTTTTTCCGCGCGGACGGCACCATGTATGTCCCCGGCGATTATTCCTCATCCGGCGGGACCGTGCGCTCCAAACCGGATATAACGGCCGCGGACGGCGTGGCAACGGCCACGCCGGGATTCGAACATTTTTACGGTACCTCGGCGGCCGCGCCGCATGCAGCGGCAATTGCCGCGCTCATGGTCGAGGCGGACCAGGACATCACCCGGAGCGAAATGTATTCGGCGTTTCAGGACACCGCGCTTGATCTGGGAAGCAGCGGTTGGGACCGCAATTCCGGTCTGGGATTGATCATGGCCGATGATTGCGTGGAAAGGGTTCGCCGTTCAGGAGCTGTGGCTCCGGTGAACATGCTGCTGCTCGGTGACTGA
- a CDS encoding RNA recognition motif domain-containing protein produces MSKNIYVGNLPWSCTEDEVRAAFEAYGEVTSVKLIEDRETGRPRGFGFVEMEDAGAVEAIKNLDGTDFGGRNIKVNEARPRPERPRW; encoded by the coding sequence ATGTCCAAGAACATCTATGTTGGCAATCTGCCCTGGTCCTGCACCGAAGACGAAGTCCGCGCGGCTTTCGAAGCTTACGGTGAAGTCACCTCCGTGAAACTGATCGAAGATCGTGAAACCGGTCGCCCCCGTGGTTTCGGTTTTGTGGAAATGGAAGATGCAGGTGCTGTTGAAGCCATCAAGAACCTGGACGGCACCGACTTCGGCGGCCGCAACATCAAGGTCAACGAAGCACGCCCCCGTCCGGAACGTCCGCGCTGGTAG